Sequence from the Pseudomonadota bacterium genome:
GAGGTCTATAGCCGATCAGCGGAAACAGGAAATTGCAATAATTTTGTATCATAAAAACAAAAGCTTTTTATCACACATGCATCCTTAATCCGTCTCGGTAGGCCGGAAATCCCGCTTAAGCATTAAATTATACGCCTACGGTCTTTGACAGAATTGTATTTACCTTATAATTTTATTTATTATATCATTTGGTTTACTAAAAGCATATCCCGTTACAAGTTAATTTGCAACGGGACTATATAAGTTAAATTCCTATCATTATTAAATAATATAACGATTTGACAGGTAAAATATCCACCGGATCCTGAGAATAAAATATCTTAAAGAAAGAAATTATTTTATAATTTCTCGAATCAAGGACAGATCAATTCTAATCCCCGGCCCCATTGTTGTGGAGATAGCCATCCCTTTTAAATATGTACCTTTACTGCCTGATGGTTTAAGCCGCATTATGGTTTCAAGGAAAGCCGACATGTTTTGAACTAGTTTCTCCACACCGAATGAAACCTTGCCCATGGGAACGTGTACTATTCCGGCTTTTTCTACCCTAAAATCCACCTTTCCAGCTTTTAATTCATTTACAGCTCTAGCTACATCAAAAGTGACAGACCCTGTTTTAGCATTTGGCATAAGCCCCCTTGGCCCAAGAAGCTTTCCAATCTTTCCGACAGAACCCATCATATCCGGTGTGGCAATTGCTTTATCAAAACCCAACCAACCACCTTGGATCTTTTCAATAAGATCATCATTCCCGACAAAATCGGCACCGGCATCTAGGGCTTCTTTTTCTTTTTCTCCTTTGGTAAAGACAAGAACCTTAACTTCTTTGCCTATTCCGTTCGGCAAGACAACAGCTCCTCTTACCATCTGATCTGCATGTCTAGGATCAACACCAAGACGTACGGCAACATCAACTGTTTCATCAAATTTTACATAAGATGAATCAATTGCTGCCTTAACAGCAGCAGCAATGTCATTTTTTGCCTCGGCATTAGCCTTTGCTTTAGCTTCATTATATTTCTTACCATGCTTAGGCATTTCGCTTTATTAACTCCTTTTTATCTTTAACCAATTTCTATCCCCATGCTTCTGGCTGTTCCTGCAATAATTTTAACTGCTGCAGCCGTATCAT
This genomic interval carries:
- the rplA gene encoding 50S ribosomal protein L1, which translates into the protein MPKHGKKYNEAKAKANAEAKNDIAAAVKAAIDSSYVKFDETVDVAVRLGVDPRHADQMVRGAVVLPNGIGKEVKVLVFTKGEKEKEALDAGADFVGNDDLIEKIQGGWLGFDKAIATPDMMGSVGKIGKLLGPRGLMPNAKTGSVTFDVARAVNELKAGKVDFRVEKAGIVHVPMGKVSFGVEKLVQNMSAFLETIMRLKPSGSKGTYLKGMAISTTMGPGIRIDLSLIREIIK